A genomic segment from Ptychodera flava strain L36383 chromosome 19, AS_Pfla_20210202, whole genome shotgun sequence encodes:
- the LOC139119011 gene encoding baculoviral IAP repeat-containing protein 7-B-like yields the protein MNEHRYYFPSCKFARGEEVGNEPMRLTTSKQSENNVGSVERQRPRDPSRVDVIGSKHSERDTGAGAHAQSEYSSQTLPPKHPEFADKAVRLDSYRQWKGSVAPELLAIAGFYFTGIEDNVRCFYCDGTLRNWEPTDEPWIEHARWFPKCQFVLKNRGSAFMKYVADKYPKPCAQNAAQKNVRGKGSMSGKMLAMQQVNDFMRTDTAQVFWTWATEKIW from the exons ATGAACGAACATAGGTACTACTTTCCATCTTGCAAGTTTGCCAGGGGCGAAGAGGTCGGAAACGAGCCAATGCGACTTACTACTTCAAAACAGTCAGAAAATAATGTCGGATCAGTGGAAAGACAAAGACCGAGGGATCCCAGTCGAGTTGACGTTATCGGAAGTAAACACTCGGAAAGAGACACCGGTGCAGGtgcgcatgcgcaatcagaGTATTCGTCGCAAACACTACCACCAAAACATCCTGAATTTGCTGACAAAGCAGTACGATTGGACAGCTACCGTCAATGGAAAGGCAGCGTAGCACCGGAACTCTTAGCAATTGCCGGGTTTTATTTTACAG GTATCGAGGATAACGTGAGGTGCTTCTATTGCGACGGTACATTGAGGAATTGGGAACCGACAGACGAACCATGGATAGAACACGCAAGGTGGTTTCCCAAGTGCCAATTCGTGTTAAAAAACAGGGGTTCTGCATTCATGAAATACGTGGCGGACAAATATCCAAAACCCTGCGCTCAAAATGCAGCACAAAAG aatgtccGTGGAAAAGGGTCCATGTCCGGAAAAATGCTTG CAATGCAACAGGTAAATGACTTCATGAGAACCGACACAGCTCAAGTGTTTTGGACATGGGCTACGGAAAAGATATGGTGA
- the LOC139119014 gene encoding baculoviral IAP repeat-containing protein 7-like: MNQAYIMAVGLHREADRLATYVSWCLSRSARVTPIAMAKAGLYCTGKEDTTKCFSCGGRISHEDLTGPVMEIHKRQYPHCDFVNGKDTNNIPLGSVDKRTEESAKKISEYEEPNNKQTNGSGNNGKKKKKKKNKNKRITNDKEDYKRETSNEDDDDKENYSLIYDIENDPKYQEANRVLKSEYKRLLTFIYWPRNAPVMPEDLAKAGFYYAGTEDKVQCFCCSGVLKNWRQGDIPIDEHRYYFPSCDFVRGEDVGNEPMRPTTSKQSVINIGPSDRRRPRDHNKAEFIGRKHSENDTVVGAHAQSESSPGAQKPKHPNFVEEAARLGSYDSWKGCVSQEFLAKAGFFFTGIEDNVRCFHCDGALRNWEPTDEPWIEHARWFPKCQFLLKHRGSAFMKYVADKYPKPCAQNDPQKTDHRNGARSRKTFVAQQVNDFMRTDTAQVVLDMGYSKDMVKSVVRKHVKRNRECYKSTHDLLIAVWDLEKKLSAAGKSSLDDDDDDDDDDADDNTGEKDEQLLGAVGGVSSITIDQYGSSSFESGLSSQKEMLDELEELKQKKTCKICMDSDVCMLFQPCGHLVTCDVCSSQLRQCPFCRTTIRSAVRAYMA, from the exons ATGAATCAGGCCTACATAATGGCGGTCGGTCTTCACAGAGAAGCAGATCGCTTAGCAACATATGTATCTTGGTGTCTCTCCAGGTCAGCACGGGTGACTCCCATCGCCATGGCTAAGGCAGGTTTGTACTGTACAGGCAAGGAAGACACCACAAAATGTTTTTCGTGCGGAGGAAGAATCAGTCATGAAGATTTGACTGGGCCTGTCATGGAAATTCACAAGCGGCAGTACCCACACTGTGACTTTGTCAATGGCAAAGACACTAACAACATTCCGCTGGGCAGTGTTGACAAACGAACAGAAGAAAGCGCCAAAAAAATAAGCGAATATGAGGaaccaaacaacaaacaaacaaatggaaGTGGAAACAACggcaagaaaaagaaaaagaagaagaataagAATAAAAGGATAACAAATGATAAGGAAGATTACAAAAGAGAGACGAGTaacgaagatgatgatgataaagaaAATTACTCATTGATTTATGACATTGAAAATGATCCAAAGTATCAAGAAGCAAATAGGGTTTTAAAAAGTGAGTATAAACGATTATTGACTTTCATATACTGGCCAAGGAATGCACCTGTCATGCCGGAAGATTTGGCTAAAGCGGGGTTCTATTATGCCGGGACAGAAGACAAAGTCCAGTGTTTCTGTTGCAGTGGTGTCCTCAAAAACTGGCGACAAGGTGACATACCGATAGATGAACATCGGTACTATTTTCCATCTTGTGACTTTGTGAGGGGTGAGGATGTGGGAAATGAACCAATGCGACCTACTACTTCAAAACAGTCAGTGATAAACATCGGACCATCAGACAGAAGGCGACCGAGAGATCACAATAAAGCTGAATTCATCGGTAGGAAACATTCAGAAAATGACACCGTTGTGGGTGCACATGCGCAGTCTGAATCTTCTCCTGGAGCACAAAAGCCTAAACATCCAAATTTTGTGGAGGAAGCTGCACGATTGGGCAGCTACGATAGCTGGAAAGGCTGTGTGTCACAGGAATTCTTGGCAAAAGCTGGATTTTTCTTCACTG GTATCGAGGATAACGTGAGATGCTTTCACTGTGACGGTGCATTGAGGAATTGGGAACCGACAGACGAACCATGGATAGAACACGCAAGGTGGTTTCCCAAGTGTCAATTCCTGTTAAAACACAGGGGTTCTGCATTCATGAAATACGTGGCGGACAAATATCCAAAACCCTGCGCTCAAAATGACCCACAAAAG ACTGATCACAGGAATGGGGCAAGGTCTAGGAAAACATTTG TTGCTCAACAGGTAAATGACTTCATGAGAACTGACACAGCTCAAGTTGTGTTGGACATGGGCTACAGCAAAGATATGGTGAAGTCAGTTGTCAGGAAACACGTTAAACGAAACAGAGAGTGTTACAAAAGCACCCATGACTTGTTGATTGCAGTCTGGGATCTGGAGAAAAAACTTTCTGCTGCCGGCAAATCATCactcgatgatgatgatgatgatgatgatgatgatgcagaTGACAATACCGGTGAAAAGGATGAACAGTTACTCGGTGCCGTTGGGGGAGTCTCATCAATAACTATAGACCAGTACGGAAGTTCATCATTTGAATCAG GTCTGAGTAGTCAAAAAGAAATGCTTGATGAGCTTGAAGAgttgaaacaaaagaaaacatgtaaaatttgcatggacagTGACGTATGCATGCTGTTCCAACCATGTGGACACTTGGTGACTTGTGATGTGTGTTCCTCCCAGCTCAGACAGTGTCCGTTCTGCCGTACAACGATACGCAGTGCTGTCCGGGCCTACATGGCGTGA